In Pseudoalteromonas xiamenensis, the following are encoded in one genomic region:
- the rpiA gene encoding ribose-5-phosphate isomerase RpiA, which yields MTQDEMKKAAAWAALDYVTEDSIVGVGTGSTVNHFIDALGTIKDKIRGAVSSSEASTAKLKALGIEVYELNDVDSLDVYIDGADEINGLNEMIKGGGAALTREKIVAAVAKKFVCIVDNTKHVNTLGRFPLPVEVIPMARSYVGRELVKLGGDPLYRQGVVTDNGNVILDVHNLEISQAKALETRINQIVGVVTNGLFAERGADVVITGTPEGPQIN from the coding sequence ATGACCCAAGATGAAATGAAAAAAGCGGCTGCATGGGCAGCACTCGATTACGTAACGGAAGATAGTATTGTTGGCGTCGGTACAGGTTCAACGGTAAACCACTTTATCGATGCTCTTGGTACGATCAAAGATAAGATCCGCGGTGCAGTATCAAGTTCTGAAGCTTCTACGGCGAAACTAAAAGCGCTCGGCATTGAAGTGTATGAACTGAACGATGTCGATAGCTTGGATGTGTATATCGATGGTGCCGATGAAATCAACGGTCTGAACGAAATGATAAAAGGCGGTGGTGCAGCACTGACACGTGAAAAAATTGTCGCAGCCGTGGCCAAGAAATTTGTTTGTATCGTGGATAACACGAAACATGTCAATACGTTAGGTCGTTTTCCATTACCCGTTGAAGTGATCCCAATGGCTCGCAGCTATGTTGGACGTGAATTAGTTAAATTAGGTGGCGATCCGCTTTATCGTCAAGGTGTCGTCACGGACAACGGGAATGTCATTTTAGACGTTCACAATTTAGAAATTTCTCAGGCCAAAGCGCTTGAAACTCGTATTAACCAGATTGTTGGTGTCGTTACTAACGGTCTATTTGCCGAACGCGGCGCAGATGTGGTGATTACTGGCACGCCAGAGGGACCACAAATTAATTAA
- the serA gene encoding phosphoglycerate dehydrogenase has product MSKVSLAKDKIKILLLEGVHQSAVETLKRNGYSNIDYVKTSLPEDELIERIKDAHFVGIRSRTHLNERVLEAAEKLVAVGCFCIGTNQVDLNAARVRGVAVFNAPFSNTRSVAELVLGEILLLLRRIPERNAMAHRGLWQKTANGSYEARGKTLGIIGYGHIGTQLGIMAENIGMKVEFYDIEDKLTLGNATQIQNMTQLLQRADVVSLHVPETPQTKNLIGMAELEVMKHGAILINASRGTVVDIDALAEALRDKRISGAAIDVFPVEPKGNDEEFVSPLREFDNVILTPHIGGSTQEAQENIGIEVAGKLAKYSDNGSSLSAVNFPEVSLPELSGRSRLLHIHQNRPGVLTQINQAFAQHGINIAAQYLQTDASIGYVVIDVDSDHSEVALKELSAVEGTIRARILH; this is encoded by the coding sequence ATGAGTAAGGTATCGTTAGCAAAAGACAAAATTAAAATCCTTCTGCTTGAAGGGGTGCACCAAAGTGCGGTTGAAACACTCAAACGCAATGGTTACAGCAACATTGATTATGTAAAAACGTCCTTACCTGAAGATGAACTTATCGAACGCATTAAAGACGCGCATTTTGTTGGCATTCGTTCTCGTACACACCTCAATGAACGTGTGTTGGAAGCAGCGGAAAAATTAGTGGCGGTCGGTTGTTTCTGCATTGGTACTAACCAAGTCGACTTAAACGCAGCACGTGTTCGTGGTGTTGCCGTTTTTAATGCGCCTTTCTCAAATACCCGTTCAGTTGCTGAGTTAGTGTTAGGCGAAATTCTACTACTGCTCCGCCGTATTCCTGAGCGCAATGCCATGGCGCACCGTGGACTTTGGCAAAAGACGGCCAATGGTTCATACGAAGCACGAGGAAAAACGCTAGGGATCATTGGTTACGGTCACATAGGTACGCAACTTGGTATCATGGCAGAAAACATCGGTATGAAAGTCGAGTTTTATGACATTGAAGACAAGTTAACGCTAGGTAATGCAACGCAAATTCAAAACATGACGCAGCTTTTACAACGTGCTGACGTAGTAAGCCTACACGTACCAGAAACACCACAAACTAAGAATTTGATTGGTATGGCTGAACTCGAAGTGATGAAACACGGCGCCATTCTGATTAACGCCTCTCGCGGGACGGTGGTAGATATTGATGCGCTCGCTGAAGCTTTGCGTGATAAACGCATTTCAGGTGCAGCAATTGACGTTTTCCCAGTCGAGCCAAAAGGTAATGACGAAGAGTTTGTTTCTCCTCTACGTGAATTTGATAATGTCATCCTGACACCACACATCGGTGGCTCAACTCAAGAAGCACAAGAAAACATTGGTATTGAAGTTGCGGGTAAACTCGCTAAATACTCAGACAATGGTTCGTCATTAAGTGCAGTAAACTTCCCTGAAGTATCACTTCCTGAACTTTCTGGTCGTAGCCGTTTATTGCATATCCACCAAAACCGTCCGGGTGTATTAACGCAAATTAACCAAGCGTTTGCACAACATGGTATCAACATCGCAGCGCAGTACCTACAAACAGATGCTTCAATTGGTTATGTAGTTATTGATGTCGACAGTGACCATTCTGAAGTCGCACTCAAAGAACTCAGCGCTGTCGAAGGCACAATCCGAGCGCGTATTTTGCACTAA